In Micromonospora sp. WMMD980, the following are encoded in one genomic region:
- a CDS encoding bifunctional RNase H/acid phosphatase, giving the protein MAVRAVVIEADGGSRGNPGPAGYGAVVRDPETGEVLAERSESIGTATNNVAEYRGLIAGLEAAAELGAAEVEARMDSKLVVEQMCGRWQIKHPGLRPLAAQAAALVGRFAAVRFTWIPRERNRHADALANAAMDTAAAGRPAAAARVAEPPREVAGPDSPGRAAAREVAARAATAKATGTDPATTPASWEPRPTEEGTRLILVRHGETERTVQKRYSGRGDVPLTGRGRAQARATAARVAELAPSVAAVVSSPLSRCTATAEAIAARVGNPPVRADDDLIECDFGIWEGRTFAEVREGWPGELDAWLASTRIGPPDGESFTTVAARTGRAVDRLRSAYPGETVVVVSHVSPIKLVLRDALAAGDAFLHRLYLDTAGVSVLDLYPDGGVAVRLVNDTAHLRNL; this is encoded by the coding sequence GTGGCGGTGCGCGCGGTGGTGATCGAGGCCGACGGCGGCTCCCGGGGCAACCCCGGTCCGGCCGGCTACGGCGCGGTGGTCCGGGATCCGGAGACCGGTGAGGTGCTGGCCGAGCGGTCGGAGTCGATCGGTACGGCGACGAACAACGTGGCCGAGTACCGGGGCCTGATCGCCGGGCTGGAGGCCGCGGCCGAGCTGGGCGCGGCCGAGGTCGAGGCGCGGATGGACTCCAAGCTGGTGGTCGAGCAGATGTGCGGCCGCTGGCAGATCAAGCACCCGGGGCTGCGCCCGCTCGCCGCGCAGGCCGCCGCGCTGGTCGGCCGGTTCGCCGCCGTCCGGTTCACCTGGATCCCCCGGGAGCGCAACAGGCACGCCGACGCCCTCGCCAACGCCGCCATGGACACCGCCGCCGCCGGTCGGCCGGCCGCCGCGGCGCGGGTCGCGGAGCCGCCGCGCGAGGTCGCCGGCCCGGACTCGCCGGGCCGGGCCGCGGCCCGTGAGGTGGCCGCCCGCGCCGCCACCGCGAAGGCCACCGGCACCGACCCGGCGACCACGCCGGCGTCCTGGGAGCCCCGCCCGACCGAGGAGGGCACCCGGCTGATCCTGGTGCGCCACGGGGAGACCGAACGCACCGTGCAGAAGCGCTACTCCGGTCGCGGCGACGTGCCGCTGACCGGGCGCGGCCGGGCCCAGGCCCGGGCCACCGCCGCCCGGGTGGCCGAGCTGGCGCCGTCCGTCGCGGCCGTGGTCAGCTCGCCGCTGTCGCGGTGCACGGCGACCGCCGAGGCGATCGCCGCCCGGGTGGGCAACCCACCGGTACGCGCGGACGACGACCTGATCGAGTGCGACTTCGGCATCTGGGAGGGGCGCACCTTCGCCGAGGTGCGCGAGGGCTGGCCGGGTGAGCTGGACGCCTGGCTCGCCTCCACCCGGATCGGCCCGCCCGACGGGGAGTCGTTCACGACGGTCGCCGCGCGCACCGGCCGGGCGGTGGACCGGCTGCGGTCGGCGTACCCCGGGGAGACCGTGGTGGTCGTCTCGCACGTCTCGCCGATCAAGCTGGTGCTGCGCGACGCGCTCGCCGCCGGCGACGCGTTCCTGCACCGGCTCTACCTGGACACCGCGGGCGTCTCGGTGCTCGACCTGTACCCGGACGGCGGCGTCGCGGTCCGCCTCGTCAACGACACCGCGCACCTCCGGAACCTCTGA
- a CDS encoding DUF3311 domain-containing protein codes for MDAPEPEAPDTARSRAKDKSPWNWLLLIPIVVPLIPAFFNADSPRLFGFPRFYWLQLAWILLGVGTTTLVYQMTRKKRGEH; via the coding sequence ATGGACGCACCGGAACCGGAGGCGCCGGACACGGCGCGATCCCGGGCGAAGGACAAGAGTCCCTGGAACTGGCTGCTCCTCATCCCGATCGTGGTGCCGCTGATCCCGGCATTCTTCAACGCCGACTCGCCCCGGCTGTTCGGGTTCCCACGCTTCTACTGGCTGCAACTGGCCTGGATCCTGCTGGGCGTCGGCACCACCACGCTGGTCTACCAGATGACCAGGAAGAAGCGGGGTGAGCACTGA
- a CDS encoding sodium:solute symporter, with translation MWRDHLTEIIVFSLLFLLVSAMGFVAARWRRPQDMAHLDEWGLGGRSFGGWITWFLVGGDLYTAYTFVAVPALIFGAGAAGFFAVPYTIVIYPLVFLVLCRLWSVSHRHGFVTPADFVRNRFGSPVLALLVAITGIVATMPYIALQLVGIEAVLKTMGVTGSSAVARHLPIIIAFAILAAYTYQSGLRAPALIAFVKDSLIYVVILVAVIYLPYKLGGWGSIFDAADAKFQATPAPGDGILLNANNQIQYVTLAFGSALALFLYPHSITGVLASRNRDVIKRNMSALPAYSLLLGLIALLGYMAIAANVKPLPGAKEGSVDGNTVVPLLFDQQFPDWFAGVAYAAIGIGALVPAAIMSIAAANLFTRNIYKEYLKRDATPAQEANVSKITSLVVKVGAVACIVFLDPQFSIDLQLIGGVIILQTLPAVALGLYTRWFHRGALIAGWAAGMGLGMWMLYQIGNPATGKQHFAGSAFPLSEFGFDTKKTIYVGIVAVLVNLVVAALGTLVLRAAKVADGADGTTPDDYFADEGTPRASVDRADSAPEPVA, from the coding sequence ATGTGGCGCGACCACCTCACCGAGATCATCGTCTTCTCCCTGCTGTTCCTGCTGGTCAGCGCCATGGGCTTCGTGGCGGCCCGGTGGCGCCGGCCGCAGGACATGGCCCACCTCGACGAGTGGGGGCTGGGCGGGCGCAGCTTCGGCGGCTGGATCACCTGGTTCCTGGTCGGCGGTGACCTCTACACCGCGTACACATTCGTCGCGGTGCCGGCGCTGATCTTCGGAGCCGGCGCGGCCGGGTTCTTCGCCGTGCCCTACACGATCGTGATCTACCCGCTGGTGTTCCTGGTGCTGTGCCGGCTCTGGTCGGTGTCGCACCGGCACGGCTTCGTCACCCCGGCCGACTTCGTCCGCAACCGGTTCGGATCGCCGGTCCTGGCGCTGCTGGTGGCGATCACCGGCATCGTCGCGACCATGCCGTACATCGCGTTGCAGCTCGTCGGCATCGAGGCGGTGCTGAAGACGATGGGCGTGACCGGGAGCAGCGCGGTGGCCCGGCACCTGCCGATCATCATCGCGTTCGCGATCCTGGCCGCCTACACCTACCAGTCCGGGCTGCGCGCGCCGGCGCTGATCGCGTTCGTCAAGGACTCGCTGATCTACGTCGTGATCCTGGTGGCGGTGATCTACCTGCCCTACAAGCTCGGCGGGTGGGGCAGCATCTTCGACGCCGCCGACGCGAAGTTCCAGGCGACCCCGGCGCCCGGCGACGGCATCCTGCTCAACGCCAACAACCAGATCCAGTACGTGACGCTGGCGTTCGGCTCGGCGCTGGCGTTGTTCCTCTACCCGCACAGCATCACCGGCGTGCTGGCCAGCCGGAACCGGGACGTGATCAAGCGGAACATGTCCGCGCTGCCGGCGTACAGCCTGCTGCTCGGGTTGATCGCGCTGCTCGGTTACATGGCGATCGCGGCGAACGTGAAGCCGCTGCCCGGCGCGAAGGAGGGCAGCGTCGACGGCAACACGGTGGTGCCGCTGCTGTTCGACCAGCAGTTCCCGGACTGGTTCGCCGGGGTGGCGTACGCGGCCATCGGCATCGGCGCGCTGGTGCCCGCGGCGATCATGTCGATCGCGGCGGCGAACCTGTTCACCCGCAACATCTACAAGGAATACCTGAAGCGGGACGCCACGCCGGCGCAGGAGGCCAACGTCTCGAAGATCACCTCGCTGGTGGTGAAGGTCGGCGCGGTGGCCTGCATCGTCTTCCTCGACCCGCAGTTCTCGATCGACCTCCAGCTCATCGGCGGCGTGATCATCCTCCAGACGCTGCCGGCGGTGGCGCTGGGCCTCTACACCCGCTGGTTCCACCGGGGCGCGCTGATCGCCGGTTGGGCGGCCGGCATGGGCCTGGGCATGTGGATGCTCTACCAGATCGGCAACCCGGCGACCGGCAAGCAGCACTTCGCCGGCTCGGCGTTCCCGCTCTCCGAGTTCGGCTTCGACACCAAGAAGACGATCTACGTGGGCATCGTGGCGGTGCTGGTCAACCTGGTGGTGGCCGCGCTCGGCACGCTGGTGCTGCGGGCGGCGAAGGTGGCCGACGGCGCGGACGGCACCACGCCGGACGACTACTTCGCCGACGAGGGGACGCCGCGGGCCTCCGTCGACCGCGCCGACTCCGCCCCCGAACCGGTCGCATAG
- a CDS encoding MarR family transcriptional regulator, with product MSDDDHAKEVTLGRIETEVALLMRLGEATRRGTGTMEHRLLDRAAYVILRHLDQAGPQNVSALAARLNLDGSTVTRQVSALQRDGLIARTPDPADGRGTVISATPAGLQRMAAVRAARTRLYGEMLSAWSDADRDTLAELLHRLNEALDARNRRR from the coding sequence ATGAGCGACGACGACCACGCGAAGGAAGTCACACTCGGCCGGATCGAGACCGAGGTCGCCCTGCTGATGCGGCTGGGCGAGGCCACCCGGCGCGGCACCGGCACCATGGAGCACCGGCTGCTCGACCGGGCCGCGTACGTGATCCTGCGGCACCTCGACCAGGCCGGGCCGCAGAACGTCTCGGCGCTCGCGGCCCGGCTCAACCTCGACGGCTCCACGGTCACCCGGCAGGTCTCCGCGCTCCAGCGCGACGGCCTGATCGCGCGTACCCCCGACCCGGCCGACGGACGCGGCACGGTGATCTCGGCGACGCCGGCCGGGCTCCAGCGGATGGCGGCCGTGCGGGCCGCCCGCACCCGGCTCTACGGCGAGATGCTGTCGGCCTGGTCCGACGCCGACCGCGACACGCTCGCGGAGCTGCTGCACCGCCTCAACGAGGCGCTCGACGCGCGCAACCGCCGCCGCTGA
- a CDS encoding MFS transporter, whose product MDRRSEPNRSAIYATTLVAFLAIAGIAVVDPILPAIGEAIGVTAWQVELLFTAYIAVMAVGMIPATLASGRFGFKPVLVTGVSVVGLAAILASFSNDIVQLSVLRGVWGLGNAMFFATAMVVLVNLANDREWVVGLFETALGLGFAVGPLLGGLLGEVSWRLPFFVCGIFMVLALGVAARKLREPTNKQAPVRVGQIFATYRKPAFITLCVVTAAYNFVFFVVLGYTPLFLRLDVIPLGLAFTGWGLGLAAGILLIGHRFAHRIGAVQTVGVAIGGLLVCMVLFATSTGTAMSLAVLVVAGLFMGLANANLTDLALGLGSADRRVATGAFNLVRWGAAAPAPIISGKLAEHGLALPFWVGFGVLAVGVVVYLAFGHLMAAGYGERVVWNRAARTAEHAPEEPVGEAY is encoded by the coding sequence GTGGATCGGCGATCCGAGCCCAACCGCAGTGCCATCTACGCCACCACGCTGGTGGCGTTCCTCGCCATCGCCGGCATCGCGGTGGTCGACCCCATCCTGCCCGCCATCGGCGAGGCCATCGGCGTCACCGCCTGGCAGGTCGAACTGCTCTTCACCGCGTACATCGCGGTGATGGCCGTCGGCATGATCCCGGCCACCCTGGCCAGCGGAAGGTTCGGCTTCAAACCGGTGCTCGTCACCGGCGTCTCGGTGGTCGGCCTCGCCGCGATCCTCGCCTCGTTCAGCAACGACATCGTCCAACTCTCCGTGCTGCGCGGCGTCTGGGGCCTGGGCAACGCGATGTTCTTCGCCACCGCCATGGTGGTGCTGGTCAACCTGGCCAACGACCGGGAGTGGGTGGTCGGCCTCTTCGAGACCGCGCTCGGCCTCGGCTTCGCCGTCGGCCCGCTGCTCGGCGGCCTGCTCGGCGAGGTGAGCTGGCGGCTGCCGTTCTTCGTCTGCGGCATCTTCATGGTGCTCGCGCTCGGCGTCGCCGCCCGCAAGCTCCGCGAACCCACGAACAAGCAGGCACCGGTACGCGTCGGCCAGATCTTCGCCACCTACCGCAAGCCGGCGTTCATCACCCTCTGCGTGGTCACCGCCGCCTACAACTTCGTCTTCTTCGTGGTGCTCGGCTACACGCCGCTGTTCCTGCGCCTCGACGTCATCCCGCTGGGCCTCGCGTTCACCGGCTGGGGCCTCGGCCTGGCCGCCGGCATCCTGCTGATCGGCCACCGGTTCGCCCACCGCATCGGCGCGGTGCAGACCGTCGGCGTGGCCATCGGCGGCCTGCTCGTCTGCATGGTGCTGTTCGCCACCTCCACCGGCACCGCCATGTCGCTCGCCGTGCTGGTCGTCGCCGGCCTGTTCATGGGCCTGGCCAACGCCAACCTCACCGACCTGGCGCTCGGCCTCGGCTCCGCCGACCGGCGCGTCGCCACCGGCGCGTTCAACCTGGTCCGCTGGGGCGCCGCCGCGCCCGCGCCGATCATCTCCGGCAAGCTCGCCGAACACGGCCTGGCGCTGCCGTTCTGGGTCGGCTTCGGGGTGCTCGCCGTCGGCGTGGTGGTCTATCTCGCCTTCGGTCACCTGATGGCCGCCGGCTACGGCGAGCGGGTGGTGTGGAACCGGGCCGCCCGAACGGCCGAGCACGCCCCCGAGGAGCCGGTGGGCGAAGCCTACTGA
- a CDS encoding sulfite exporter TauE/SafE family protein, which yields MDLSDVALLVAAGLAAGTVNAVAGGGSLITFPALIATGLPPVAANVSNSVAVFPGYLASVAGSRTDLPRGRALWSLLPTAAVGTVVGCVLLLATPARAFELVVPFLVLGATAVLAFQDPLRRLVGHPARLSPRRRTVTVQAMVGLGTVYGGYFGAALGVMLVAGLALVLDATLARVTAVKNLLSAVVGLTTLVVFALFGPVQWVAVAVVAPATLVGGYAGARLARRLPAVVLKTVIVVFGTVIGLYLLWRALT from the coding sequence ATGGACCTCTCCGACGTCGCGCTGCTGGTCGCCGCCGGTCTCGCCGCGGGCACGGTGAACGCGGTCGCCGGCGGTGGCTCGCTGATCACGTTCCCGGCGCTGATCGCGACCGGCCTGCCGCCGGTGGCGGCCAACGTCTCGAACTCGGTGGCGGTCTTTCCGGGATACCTGGCGAGTGTGGCGGGCAGCCGGACGGACCTGCCGCGTGGTCGGGCGTTGTGGTCGCTGCTGCCCACCGCCGCGGTGGGCACGGTGGTCGGTTGCGTGCTGCTGCTGGCCACGCCGGCCCGGGCGTTCGAGCTGGTGGTGCCGTTCCTGGTGCTCGGCGCGACGGCGGTGCTGGCGTTCCAGGATCCGCTGCGCCGGCTGGTCGGCCATCCGGCGCGGTTGAGCCCGCGCCGCCGTACCGTCACCGTGCAGGCCATGGTCGGCCTCGGCACGGTGTACGGCGGCTACTTCGGCGCGGCGCTCGGCGTGATGCTGGTGGCCGGGTTGGCGCTGGTGCTGGACGCGACGCTGGCCCGGGTCACGGCGGTGAAGAACCTGCTCTCGGCCGTGGTGGGGCTGACCACGCTGGTGGTGTTCGCGTTGTTCGGCCCGGTGCAGTGGGTGGCCGTCGCGGTGGTCGCGCCGGCCACCCTGGTCGGTGGGTACGCGGGCGCCCGGCTGGCCCGCCGCCTGCCGGCGGTGGTGTTGAAGACGGTCATCGTGGTGTTCGGCACGGTGATCGGCCTCTACCTGCTGTGGCGGGCGCTGACCTGA